From the Haladaptatus sp. DJG-WS-42 genome, the window GAGGTCGGTCTCGCAGGTGGCTTCGAGTTCGTCTCTGAGCGTTGCGTTCTCGATTTCTGCGTCCGGGCGCGGTTCGATAATGGCAATCACTTTCTCACCCCAGTAGTCATCAGGAACGCCGATGACGGCGGCGTTCGAGACGGCCGTGTGGGTGGCGAGCACCTCTTCGATTTCGCGGGGGTAGACGTTCATCCCGCCGGTGATTATCATGTCCTTTTTCCGGTCTAAGATATAGAGGAAGCCGTCTTCGTCAAAGCGCCCCACGTCGCCGGTGTGGAGCCAGCCGTCCACGATGGTCTCTGCGGTTTTCTCGGGCAGTTCCCAGTAGCCCGGCGTCGCGAGCGGCGACCGGACCGTTATCTCCCCGAGTTCGCCTTGCTCGACGGGTTCGTTTTTGTCGTCCACGAGTCTGACTTCCGCGGTGTCCACTTCGCGGCCCGCAGATTGGAGTAGTTGTTCGTTTTCTTCCGCCGCCCGGCGATGGGTTTCGTGGTCGAGGACGGAGATGGTCATGGGACACTCCATCTGGCCGTAGGACTGGATGAACACATCGCCGAAGGTGTCGAGGCCTTCGCGCAGGCGGGCGGCGCTCATCGGCGCACCAGCGTAGTAGAGGTTGCGAAGCGAGGAGAGGTCACGGTCGTCGTCATCTGCGTCGTAAGTATCGAGCAGTTTGTAAATCATCGTCGGGACGACGAAGATGGAGTTCACGCCGTGGGTGTCCACCGCCTCAAGGAAGTCGTCGGGGTCGAAGCCATCGACGAGGATGTTCGTCCCGCCAACGAGCATGGTTGATTCGACGAGAAAGCCTGTGCCGTGGGTGAGCGGCGCGGCGTGGAGCGTCACGTCACCGTCTTGCTGTCCGAGTTCAGTTTTGAGCGAGAGCGCGGTCGAGAGCCACGTGTGGTGGGTGTGGGTCACGCCCTTTGGCAAGCCCGTCGTGCCCGATGTGTACATCAGCGCACAGGGGTCGTCGCGACTCCCGACGGACTGAGGGGTTGTGTCTGAGTCGAAGAGTGACTCGTAGGCGTGCGTCTCGCCGGGGAAGGCTGCATCTTCGGCGCCGACCACGACGTAGTGGGTCGCCCGCGCGTCCATCTCGGTGCAGTGGTCTGCGAACTGCGCTTCTGCGACGAGCACGTCGATGTCGGCATCAGAGACAAGGTGGTCGTGGTCGCCCGGCGTGAGCATCGTGTTGAGCGGGACTTTGAGCGCGCCAAGTCGGTAGGCAGCGACCGACGTTTCGATGAATGCGGCGTGATTTTTCACCAGCAAGCCGACGCGGTCGCCGGGTGAGACGCCGAGCTGTGCAAGGCCAGAAACGAGCCGATCTACGCGCCCGTCGAGCGTTTCGTAGGTTACCCCGTCTTCAGCTCCACGACCGAGGAGCGCCGTGCGGTCTGGATGGCGTCTCGCGGCTCGTCTGAGAATATGCCCAAGATTCATGCGTGACAATTTCTGACGCGGGATAAAATAATTCCGCACGCGGCAGGGTGTCGGCAAGAACGGAGGCGACCCGACGATACAAGCCGTCTCGTACCTGTGTGTAGTCATGCCACAGACGGCGTACTTCTACGAGGACTTGGCGGTGGACGACACGTTCGAAACGCGCGGCCGGACGATTACCGAGAGCCATCTCGTCACCCACGCGGGCAACACGGGGGACATGAACGAACTCCAGATGAACGAGGCGTTCGCAAAAGAGACGCGCTTTGGCGAGCGCGCGGTGCACGCCCCGCTCACCTACTCGATGATGGAGGGGCTCATCACGAGCGACTTCCGCCACGAAGATTCCAATATCTGTTACTACGGGCTTGATAAGATGCGGATTCCACACCCGACGTTCATCGGCGACACCATCAGCGTCTCGCGGACAATCACAAAGACCGAAGCCCGCGAAGACGGCGGTATCGTCACGTTCCGCGACGAGGTGACGACCGAGGAGGGAAAGGTCGTCCTCGTCTGTGAGACGCTCGAATACATCCGCTCGCGGGAGTGATTACCACGCGGCTTCGAGAAACGCGACGAGGTCCGCTTCGGTGATGTCTCGCGGATGACTCGCGAGCGATGGCTCTGCTGCGGCGATTCCTGCGACGGCTTCGAAGTCGTCCTTCTCGACGCCCACGTCGCGCAGGCGGGTTGGCGTCCCGATAGTTTCCTGGAGCGTGGTGACTGCGGAGAGGACGTTTTCGAGCGTTTCTTCTGCAGACCCAGTTACGTCAACGCCCATTGCCTGCCCGATTCGGCGGATGGCGTCGGGGGCTGCTGGCGCGGTGAAGCGAATGCCGTGAGGGAGGAGGATGCTGTTTCCGTCGCCGTGAGAGAGCGGGTGGCGCGCACAGAGGATGTGATTCACGCCGTGATTGATGCTGACACCACCGACGACGCCGAGTCCCGAGAGCGCTGCGCCAAGTTGTGCTTGCACGCGCGCTTCGGGGTCGCCTGCGACCGCACCGGGCAGATGTTCTACGAGCAAGCGAATCGCCTTCTCGGCGGTGGCCTGATAGAACGGATTGTCGCTTCTGCCCGCTGAATACAGAATTTCGACGGCGTGGTCGAGCGCGTTCATGCCCGTGCTCCCGATGACCGACGCAGGTGTCGTTTCCGCGATAGCCGGGTCGTAGATGCTCGCCTGCGGTCGCACCTTTTCGTCTAAGAGGACGACTTTTTCTTCGGGGGTGGACACGCCACAGATGTTCGTCACCTCGGCCGCAGAGAGCGTCGTGACCACACAATAGAGCGGCAGTTTTTCTGCGGGCAACTCAGGCACTTCGACCTGTCCGTCTACATTCCGGGTTTTGAGTTGGGAGAGGGCATCGGTTCGCTCTGCGGCGAAGATGGCGATGGCTTTCGCCGTATCGCTCGCACTCCCGCCGCCGACGCTCACGAGGGTGTCTGCGTCGCAGTCGCGGAGGCGCTCGACGCCTTCGACGACAGTTTCGTGCGGGACGTTCGGTCGTGCGCCGGTGTACGTCTCCACGAGCGTCTCGCCAAGTGCCTCAGTGACCGGTTCCATGACGGCGGCTGTCGCACCGACGTTCTCGCCACAGACCACCATGACGCTCGCGTCCGCGTCGATGAGGTCGGTGAGTTGGGAGACACTATCTGGTCCCCACACGAACCGTGCCCGTTCGTATTCGTGGTCAAAAATCATACACGTTCTAGAATATGCAGAAAGTTAGCAGTTAGCATTCAGGAGATTTCCCGCGCTGGTTGCGTTTATCCCAAACGTCTTAGGGAATGATGGCCCTTGACAAGGTAATGCAGTACAACGACTCTGCCCTCGCACAGGAAGTCTCCGGACGGGTGCGAGAGTTCATGGACGACGTGGTGATTCCAGCAGAACGCGACCTCGAACCGGGCGCCGTGGTCTCCGATTCTGTTCTCGCAGACCTGCGCGAGCAGGCCCGTGAGTACGACGTGTACGCGCCGCAAATTTCAGAGGAGTACGGTGGGATGGGCCTCGAATTCCGCGACGTGCTCCCAGCGTTCGAGCAGGCGGGACGCAGTATCCTCGGCGCGCCCGCGATGCGCGTAGACGCTCCCGACGAAGGCAACATGCACACCTTCGAAATGCTCGGCACGAAAGAGCAGAAAGACGAGTGGCTTCGGCCGCTCGTCGCCGGTGACATTCACTCCGGGTTCGCCATGACTGAGCCGATTCAGGGCGGTGGCTCAGACCCGAAGATGCTCAAGACGAAAGCCGAGAAAGACGGCGACGAGTGGGTCGTAAACGGGCACAAGTGGTGGACGACGAACGGTAGCGACGCGAGCATCCTCATCGTGATGGCGCGCACCGACTTCGACGCCCACCCGTATCAGGGCGCGTCGCTGATTCTCGTCCCAATCGACACGCCCGGCGTGGAAGTCGTCCGCGACATTCCGCACACCGGCGGCGGCGTCATCGGAACCGTGCACTCCGAAATCAAGTTCAACGACGTGCGCGTCCCAGAAGAGAACTTGCTCGGCACCGAAAACATGGGCTTCACCCACGCCCAACAGCGTCTCGGCCCGGCCCGCCTGACCCACTGTATGCGCTTTTCGGGCATGGCTCAGCGCTCGCTCGACGTGGCGAAAGCCTACATCTCAGAGCGCGAGGCCTTTGGCGGCCCGGTCGCAGAGAAGCAAGGCCCGCGCTTTGCGATCGCCGAACACGAGACGAAACTCCACGCCGTGAAGACGATGGTGCGCCACGCCGCGTGGCAAATCGCCGAGGGCGACGAAGCCCGGATTCCCGTCTCCATGTGTAAGGTGTTCGCCGCGAACGTCGCACAGGAGGCCATCGACACGTCGTTGCAGTTCTGTGGCGCAAACGGGATGGGCAAAGACCTGCCAATCTCCGACTTCTACGAGGAGGTTCGCCAGTTCCGCATCGTAGACGGCGCAGACGAGGTTCACAAGCGCGTCATCGCGCGCAACGCGTTCGACGAAATCGACCCCGAAGAGATTTCCACGGTCACGCGGTTCGACGGGTAAACTGCAACACTCAGCGATGGCAACGCACGGCGCGTTGCCAACACCCTTATACTGGTATTTCATACCACAGCACACATGCGAATCGACGACTTGCTTGAGGCGCGCGTCGAGAAGACGCCGGAAAAGACGTTTCTGAATTTTGGTGACCAGCAGTACAGCTACGCAGCCGCTGTCGCGGCCTCCAAACGCTACGCAAACGCGCTCGCAGACTGGGGCGTCGAACAGGGGGACAGAGTGGCGCTCTTTCTCCCGAACCGCCCGGAGTTCCTGTTCACGATGTTCGCAAACGCGTACCTCGACAGCATCACCGCGCCGTCGAATCCAGAGTATAAAGCAAGCGCGCTCCGCCACTCGCTCGAACTCTCACAGCCCGTCGTGTTGGTGACCTCAGAAGCCCTGCTTAACACGGCTGTCGAAGCTGCCCGCGGAACCAGCGTCGAAGAAATCCTCGTCTGCGACGACGTGGAGGGCTACGACTCGCTTCCCGACCTTGCTGAAGGCCAGTCCACCGAGGTCACGCCGCCATCCGACGACGACCGGGCAATCGGTCTGCACATGTACACCTCGGGGACGACCGGGCCGCCAAAAGCCGTCGAGTGCGAACACCGAAACTGGACCATCTCGGCCATCGACTTCCAGAAACGGATGGGCTTTACCCACGACGACGTGCTGTTCACGGCGCTCCCGCTGTTCCACGCCAACGCCCAGATTTACTCGACGCTTGGGGCGGCGGCCGCCGGGGCCGAGGTCGTCATCTACGAGAAGTTTTCCTCGTCTAACTGGTGGGACTGGTGTCGCGAACACGGCGTCACCGAGTTCAACGCGATGGGGAGTATGCTGAAGATGCTCGACAACATGCCACCCGCAGCCGACGACGCCGACAATCCGGTCGAGTACGTCTTCTCTGCGGGGACGCCGAAAGACCTGTTCGAGCCGTTCGAGGAACGATTCGACATCCAAATCGTCGAAGGGTACTCACTCACCGAAGACCCACTGCTCATGCTCAATCCGACCGACAAGGACAAGCGTCGCGTCGGGAGCATCGGCCTGCCGCCCGCAGAAAAGCGTGTCAAGGTTGTTGACGACGACGGCAACGAGGTGCCTCGCGGCGAGAAGGGCGAACTCATCCAGAACTGTCCGGCGATGCTCGCGAGTTACTACGACCAGCCCGAGAAAACCGCAGAGGCGGTCGTCGATGGCTGGTTCTACACGGGTGACTACGCGAAAATCGACGAAGACGGCTTCGTCTACTTCTTAGACCGCAAGAAGGACATCGTCCGCCGTGGCGGTGAGAACATCTCGACGTACGAAATCGAGGGCGTCATCAAAGCCTTGGACGGTGTCGAGGAAGTCGCCATCATTCCGAGCCCAGACGAGTTCTACGACGAGGTGGTAAAGGCGCTGGTCATCAAAAAGGAGGGCTTCGACATCACGCCAGAGGAAATCATCGAGACGTGTGAGGCCGAACTCTCGTCGTTCAAAGTGCCCCAGTACGTGGAGTTTGTAGACGAGTTCCCGTACACGCCAACCGGAAAGATTCAGAAACAAAAACTCCGCACCCGCGAGAAAGAAGAGCGCCCAAGCCACTGGTCGCGCACAGAGTGAGTCAGCGTCCGGTGTCGTACTTGTAGGTCGCGTCGGTCGGGTCGATACCGAAGTCTTCTGGGGTGTCTTCTGGTTCCGGTTCTTGCCTTTTCGCCGCCTGTTTGAACCGCTCGCGGAGGGGTTCTGGCATGACGAACTCCGAAGGAGCGATAGCGACGGAAATCACATCCGGCGACTGACGCTCTCGCTTCTCTGTGAGCCGGTCGCTGAGTTTCTCGGGGAGCGCACTCGTCGCCACTGGGTCGAAGCCGAACTGTGTGAGATATTCTGGCGTGTCGGTGAGCGCGTACACCGTCTCAAAGTCGTGGTCTGTTGCCTGCGTGAGGAGGCGTTCGATGACGTGGGCAGAGACGCCCTGTCTGCGCCAGTCTGTGAGCGTGCCGATGCTCGTGAGTTCGCACAGCTCGCCGTCGTCGGTGACGTGGATTCGGATGCGCCCGAATCCGGCCCGCTCGTTGGTGTTCTCATCGACCGCAATGACGTAATCGCGAGAGCGAAAAGCCGTGCCGTCGAGTCCCATCGCCTCAATGTGGTCGAGCAACCAGACCTCATCTCGGTTCTTCGCTTCTCGGACGTACATGGCAATCTCTTGTCTCGCGGTGAGCAAAAGGATTTGGCGCGTCCCGACCGTCCTCGAGAAAAATCATACGTAGGTTGACACTACAGTGGGACGTCGTGGCACAACTACTTTGTATTCGCTTGAATATCTCCATATAGGCTAATCATGGAATCTCTTGAGGACTTTGACGACATCGTGTACGAACCCTCCCAGGAGTTCGTCGAATCGACGAACGTCTGGCGATTCATGCAGGAACACGACATCGCCGATTACGACGCGCTCATCGAGCGGACGACCGTCGATTCGGGCGATGGCGAATCGGGTGTAGAGTGGTTTTGGGACGAGATCGTAGACTGGATGGGCGTCGACTTCTACGAAGACTACGATTCGGTGCGCGACAACACCGACGGACCGCAGTTCTCGAAGTGGTATCCGGGCGGTAAACTCAACATCGCGCACAACACGGTCGACCGCCACGCGACGGTTGACTCACCGAACCGGAACAAGGTCGCTTGTCTCTGGGAGGGCGAACCGGGCGAGGTTCGGGAACTCACGTATCACGAACTGTATCGCCAATCGAACCAAGTCGCAAACGCGCTCCGCGAACGCGGCATCGAGAAGGGCGACACGGTGGGCCTCTACATGCCGATGGTTCCGGAAGTCATCTCGATTCTCTACGGCTGTTTCAAAGTCGGTGCGATTGCGGTTCCTATCTTCTCCGGGTTCGGCGTTGACGCCACTGCAACCCGCATCGAGGACGCCGAATGTCGCGTCCTGTTCACGGGCGACGGGTTCTACCGCCGGGGCAGCAAGGTGCGCTTGAAAGGGCAGGCAGACGAAGCTATCGACGAAGCCGGGCACGTCGAACACACCATCGTCTACAACCGCTTCGACGACGGCGAAGCACCGTGGGACGACGCCCAAGACGAGTGGTGGGACGACGCCGTCGCGACCCAAGACGACGAGTTCGACACCGTTGCACTGGACTCGGCAGACGAGTCGATGTTGCTCTACTCCTCGGGGACGACGGGGATGCCAAAGGGCATCGTCCACACCCACGCGGGGGCACAGCTGATGACTGCAAAGGAGATTCACTTCGGCTTCGACCAGAAGCCGTCTGACCGCTTCTTCTGGGTGTCCGACATCGGCTGGATGATGGGGCCGTGGACGCTCATCGGGAACCACACCTTTGGCGGCACCATCGTCATGTACGAAGGCGCGCCGGACTACCCGAATCCAGACCGCTTCTGGTCGATGATCGACCGCCACAAAGTTTCCACCTTCGGTATCTCGCCAACAGCCATTCGCGCGATTCGCAAGAAAGGCGACCACTGGGTCGAAGGTCACGACCTCTCGTCGCTTCGACTCCTTGGCTCGACTGGCGAACCATGGGACCCCGAATCGTGGATGTGGTTTTTCAACGAAGTCGGCGGCGGCGACACGCCGATTATCAACATCTCGGGTGGCACCGAAATCTGTGGCTGTTTCCTCATGCCGATGCCGATTCAGCCGCTCAAGCCGTGTACCCTCGGCGGCCCCGGACTTGGCATGGCCATCGACATCGTGAACGAGCAGGGCGAATCCATCGCCGCAAACCACGAACGCGGTTACCTCGTCGCCACAGACTCCTGTCCGTCGGTGACCAAGAGCCTCTGGGACGGCGACGAACACTACCTCGAAGAGTACTGGTCGAAGTTCGGCGACATGTGGAATCATGGCGACTGGGCGCAGATTGACGACGACGGCCTCTGGTTCCTCCACGGCCGCTCTGACGACGTGTTGAACGTCGCGGGCCGCAAGGTCGGTCCTGCCGAAGTCGAAGGCGCGCTCATCGAACACAACGCGGTCAACCAGGCCGCCGCCGTCGGCGTCGATGACGACACCACGGGAACGGCCGTCGTCGCCTACGTCATCGTAGAAGAAGGCGTCGAGGAATCGGACAACCTCCGCGCAGAACTCACGAACCAAGTGGGCGAGGAGCTCGGCAAGCCGTTCCGCCCGCGCGAGATTCTGTTCGTAAACGAGTTCCCGAAGACGCTGAGTGGGAAAATCATCCGCCGTGCCATCGCTTCGGCGTACGATGGCGACGACATGGGTGACCTCTCAAGCATCGAGAACCCTGACGCCGTAGACGCCATCAAGAACGCGCGGTAAGCCTCGCGGCCCCGACTCGCACCACTTTTGCTCGCGGACTCGCAACGACCAGCCATGGATACGTTCGCCGACCTGTTGGCCAGAGCGCGCCGGAGTGGCGCTCCCGCGCTGCGCGCACACGGGAGTCGCATCCGGCGGTACAACTACACCCAGCTATGTACCCTCTCGTGGCAGTCGGGGAGCGTCCTTCGCCACGTCGGCGTCGCCAAAGGTCGCCGGGTCGCACTCGCGGCCTCGCCGTCGCCAGAACCGGTGCTCACCTTCCTTGGGGCAGGCCTCCTCGGTGCAATCGTGGAGTTCGAACCCGACACAGAGGTAGACGCCCGCGCGCTCGTCGCACCCTCGTCTTCGATTGCAGACTACGAACTCCCGCCGGGCGGCCAGCGAATCGCCTACGGTGAGCGCCCCGACGACCCTTCGACCATGTTCTTCGAGAAGGAGGTCTGGAGCGAGAATCCGGTGATTCCACCTATCGATATTTCGCCCGACGACGAGGTATTGGCGGCTGGTGTCGAGGTCTACACGCAGGGCCAACTGCTCCGGGCGGCCGAAAACGTGATTGAAGAATACGCCCTCACCGACGAAGACGAAGTCGCCATCCGCACGCCGCTCACCGAACCCGGAACCGTCGTCGCGGGGCTTCTCGCGCCGCTCGTGGTCGGCGGGACAATTGTGTTCCCCGGTGAGGACAGCGAGGGGACGATTGCGGTTTCAGCGGGCGAGGCTCCTGAGGAGCGCGTGATTGAGTTGCGTGACGTGCGAATCGAATAGCAAGGACGAAGTCGAAAGCGAATCGTGGCTTAGAAACTGTTCTTCAACTTCTCGAAGAAGCCTTCGCTCACGTCGACTTCCTCGCCGCCTGCTTCGGCGAACTGCTTGAGCGCTTCTTTCTGTTCTGTGTTGAGTTCTTCGGGCGTGACGACCTGCACCTGTACGAACATGCTCCCCTTGCTCCGGCGGCGGAGTCGCGGCATCCCCTTGCCCTTCAGGCGGAAGGTCTCACCAGATTGCGTTCCCTTCGGGATGTCCATCGTGACGCTGCCGTCGAGCGTTTCGATTTCTACCTTGTCGCCGAAGACAGCCTGCGGGAAGGAAATTGGGTGGCGATAGTAGAGGTCGTCGCCGTCGCGCTCGAACTCCGGATGCGGTTCGACCTGAATGTCGATGAGAAGGTCGCCGTTGGGGCCGCCTTTCTCGCCGGGTCCTCCCTCGCCGTCCATCCGGAGGGTTTGTCCGTCGCGGATGCCCGCGGGAACATCGACCGAGAGGGTCGCCTCGCGGCGCACGCGCCCGTCGCCGTGACAGGTGTCACAGGTCTCTGAGTAGAGCGTGCCTTCCCCGCCACAGTGGTTACACGTCTGGGTCTGCTGGATGCGCCCGAGGGGCGTCTGCTGGACGTGGGTGGTTTGGCCGCGACCGTCACACTGCGGACAGGTGTCGGCGTCTGCGCTCTCAGGGTGGCCTTTGCCGCCACAGTCGTCACACGCTTCCGGTCGCGTGAGCGTGAACTGGCGCTGGAGGCCGTCGTGGGCGTCCTGCAGGGTGATGGTCATCGACGTACGGAGGTTCTGTCCCTGCCGCGGGCCGTTGCGCTGGCTCCGGCCGCCGCCGAAGAACTGCTCGAAGATGTCGTTCATCCCGCCCATGCCACCACCGCCGCCGAAGCCGCCGCCAAAGCCACCGGCCCCGCCCGCACCGCCGTCGAAGCCGCCGCGCTTTTCGGCCTGCTCGAAGCGTTCGTGGCCCATCTGGTCGTAGGCGCT encodes:
- a CDS encoding AMP-binding protein, which gives rise to MNLGHILRRAARRHPDRTALLGRGAEDGVTYETLDGRVDRLVSGLAQLGVSPGDRVGLLVKNHAAFIETSVAAYRLGALKVPLNTMLTPGDHDHLVSDADIDVLVAEAQFADHCTEMDARATHYVVVGAEDAAFPGETHAYESLFDSDTTPQSVGSRDDPCALMYTSGTTGLPKGVTHTHHTWLSTALSLKTELGQQDGDVTLHAAPLTHGTGFLVESTMLVGGTNILVDGFDPDDFLEAVDTHGVNSIFVVPTMIYKLLDTYDADDDDRDLSSLRNLYYAGAPMSAARLREGLDTFGDVFIQSYGQMECPMTISVLDHETHRRAAEENEQLLQSAGREVDTAEVRLVDDKNEPVEQGELGEITVRSPLATPGYWELPEKTAETIVDGWLHTGDVGRFDEDGFLYILDRKKDMIITGGMNVYPREIEEVLATHTAVSNAAVIGVPDDYWGEKVIAIIEPRPDAEIENATLRDELEATCETDLAAYKKPKEIDIVTELPRSSYGKVRKTDLRDQYWGDSERNVN
- a CDS encoding MaoC/PaaZ C-terminal domain-containing protein encodes the protein MPQTAYFYEDLAVDDTFETRGRTITESHLVTHAGNTGDMNELQMNEAFAKETRFGERAVHAPLTYSMMEGLITSDFRHEDSNICYYGLDKMRIPHPTFIGDTISVSRTITKTEAREDGGIVTFRDEVTTEEGKVVLVCETLEYIRSRE
- a CDS encoding iron-containing alcohol dehydrogenase family protein, producing the protein MIFDHEYERARFVWGPDSVSQLTDLIDADASVMVVCGENVGATAAVMEPVTEALGETLVETYTGARPNVPHETVVEGVERLRDCDADTLVSVGGGSASDTAKAIAIFAAERTDALSQLKTRNVDGQVEVPELPAEKLPLYCVVTTLSAAEVTNICGVSTPEEKVVLLDEKVRPQASIYDPAIAETTPASVIGSTGMNALDHAVEILYSAGRSDNPFYQATAEKAIRLLVEHLPGAVAGDPEARVQAQLGAALSGLGVVGGVSINHGVNHILCARHPLSHGDGNSILLPHGIRFTAPAAPDAIRRIGQAMGVDVTGSAEETLENVLSAVTTLQETIGTPTRLRDVGVEKDDFEAVAGIAAAEPSLASHPRDITEADLVAFLEAAW
- a CDS encoding acyl-CoA dehydrogenase family protein — its product is MQYNDSALAQEVSGRVREFMDDVVIPAERDLEPGAVVSDSVLADLREQAREYDVYAPQISEEYGGMGLEFRDVLPAFEQAGRSILGAPAMRVDAPDEGNMHTFEMLGTKEQKDEWLRPLVAGDIHSGFAMTEPIQGGGSDPKMLKTKAEKDGDEWVVNGHKWWTTNGSDASILIVMARTDFDAHPYQGASLILVPIDTPGVEVVRDIPHTGGGVIGTVHSEIKFNDVRVPEENLLGTENMGFTHAQQRLGPARLTHCMRFSGMAQRSLDVAKAYISEREAFGGPVAEKQGPRFAIAEHETKLHAVKTMVRHAAWQIAEGDEARIPVSMCKVFAANVAQEAIDTSLQFCGANGMGKDLPISDFYEEVRQFRIVDGADEVHKRVIARNAFDEIDPEEISTVTRFDG
- a CDS encoding AMP-binding protein, which produces MRIDDLLEARVEKTPEKTFLNFGDQQYSYAAAVAASKRYANALADWGVEQGDRVALFLPNRPEFLFTMFANAYLDSITAPSNPEYKASALRHSLELSQPVVLVTSEALLNTAVEAARGTSVEEILVCDDVEGYDSLPDLAEGQSTEVTPPSDDDRAIGLHMYTSGTTGPPKAVECEHRNWTISAIDFQKRMGFTHDDVLFTALPLFHANAQIYSTLGAAAAGAEVVIYEKFSSSNWWDWCREHGVTEFNAMGSMLKMLDNMPPAADDADNPVEYVFSAGTPKDLFEPFEERFDIQIVEGYSLTEDPLLMLNPTDKDKRRVGSIGLPPAEKRVKVVDDDGNEVPRGEKGELIQNCPAMLASYYDQPEKTAEAVVDGWFYTGDYAKIDEDGFVYFLDRKKDIVRRGGENISTYEIEGVIKALDGVEEVAIIPSPDEFYDEVVKALVIKKEGFDITPEEIIETCEAELSSFKVPQYVEFVDEFPYTPTGKIQKQKLRTREKEERPSHWSRTE
- a CDS encoding GNAT family N-acetyltransferase encodes the protein MYVREAKNRDEVWLLDHIEAMGLDGTAFRSRDYVIAVDENTNERAGFGRIRIHVTDDGELCELTSIGTLTDWRRQGVSAHVIERLLTQATDHDFETVYALTDTPEYLTQFGFDPVATSALPEKLSDRLTEKRERQSPDVISVAIAPSEFVMPEPLRERFKQAAKRQEPEPEDTPEDFGIDPTDATYKYDTGR
- a CDS encoding AMP-binding protein, with the translated sequence MESLEDFDDIVYEPSQEFVESTNVWRFMQEHDIADYDALIERTTVDSGDGESGVEWFWDEIVDWMGVDFYEDYDSVRDNTDGPQFSKWYPGGKLNIAHNTVDRHATVDSPNRNKVACLWEGEPGEVRELTYHELYRQSNQVANALRERGIEKGDTVGLYMPMVPEVISILYGCFKVGAIAVPIFSGFGVDATATRIEDAECRVLFTGDGFYRRGSKVRLKGQADEAIDEAGHVEHTIVYNRFDDGEAPWDDAQDEWWDDAVATQDDEFDTVALDSADESMLLYSSGTTGMPKGIVHTHAGAQLMTAKEIHFGFDQKPSDRFFWVSDIGWMMGPWTLIGNHTFGGTIVMYEGAPDYPNPDRFWSMIDRHKVSTFGISPTAIRAIRKKGDHWVEGHDLSSLRLLGSTGEPWDPESWMWFFNEVGGGDTPIINISGGTEICGCFLMPMPIQPLKPCTLGGPGLGMAIDIVNEQGESIAANHERGYLVATDSCPSVTKSLWDGDEHYLEEYWSKFGDMWNHGDWAQIDDDGLWFLHGRSDDVLNVAGRKVGPAEVEGALIEHNAVNQAAAVGVDDDTTGTAVVAYVIVEEGVEESDNLRAELTNQVGEELGKPFRPREILFVNEFPKTLSGKIIRRAIASAYDGDDMGDLSSIENPDAVDAIKNAR
- the dnaJ gene encoding molecular chaperone DnaJ, which codes for MSEDFYEVLGVSRDADEDDIKSAFRKKAAKYHPDVSDEPDAEEKFKRVKKAKEVLSDEEKRSAYDQMGHERFEQAEKRGGFDGGAGGAGGFGGGFGGGGGMGGMNDIFEQFFGGGRSQRNGPRQGQNLRTSMTITLQDAHDGLQRQFTLTRPEACDDCGGKGHPESADADTCPQCDGRGQTTHVQQTPLGRIQQTQTCNHCGGEGTLYSETCDTCHGDGRVRREATLSVDVPAGIRDGQTLRMDGEGGPGEKGGPNGDLLIDIQVEPHPEFERDGDDLYYRHPISFPQAVFGDKVEIETLDGSVTMDIPKGTQSGETFRLKGKGMPRLRRRSKGSMFVQVQVVTPEELNTEQKEALKQFAEAGGEEVDVSEGFFEKLKNSF